In Streptomyces seoulensis, the following are encoded in one genomic region:
- a CDS encoding phosphatidate cytidylyltransferase, producing MSDSSWGAPPQAGQAGYWGPTAGGPLQGAVTAGPAYDAPEAQQTRPMPSVPDVPAYGGDQDDDPMPDAPQPVPVPKKTAGRDLSAAIGVGVGLGVVIIASLFVVKAVFVGVVAVAVVVGLWELTSRLQERKGIRAPLVPLAVGGAAMVVAGYARGAEGAWVAMALTALAVLVWRMTQPPEGYLKDVTAGVFAAFYVPFLATFVAMMLTADDGAWRVLTFLVLTVVSDTGAYAVGWRFGKNKLAPRISPGKTREGLMGAVAFAMVAGALCMQFLIEDGVWWQGLILGLAVAGSATLGDLGESMIKRDLGIKDMGTLLPGHGGIMDRLDSLLPTAPVVWLLLVAFVGS from the coding sequence ATGAGCGACTCTTCCTGGGGGGCGCCGCCGCAGGCGGGGCAGGCCGGGTACTGGGGGCCCACCGCGGGTGGGCCACTCCAGGGGGCTGTCACGGCGGGTCCCGCATACGATGCGCCCGAGGCGCAGCAGACTCGCCCCATGCCCAGCGTGCCCGACGTACCCGCGTATGGCGGAGACCAGGACGACGACCCCATGCCCGACGCCCCTCAGCCGGTGCCCGTGCCGAAGAAGACCGCGGGCCGTGACCTGAGCGCGGCCATAGGCGTCGGCGTGGGGCTCGGCGTGGTCATCATCGCCTCGCTCTTCGTCGTCAAGGCCGTGTTCGTCGGTGTGGTCGCCGTCGCGGTGGTCGTCGGTCTGTGGGAGCTGACCAGCAGGCTCCAGGAGCGCAAGGGGATCAGGGCACCCCTGGTGCCGCTCGCGGTGGGCGGTGCGGCCATGGTGGTCGCCGGGTACGCGCGCGGTGCCGAGGGTGCCTGGGTCGCCATGGCGCTGACCGCGCTGGCGGTGCTGGTCTGGCGGATGACGCAGCCGCCGGAGGGCTACCTCAAGGACGTCACGGCCGGCGTCTTCGCCGCGTTCTACGTGCCGTTCCTGGCGACCTTCGTGGCGATGATGCTCACCGCCGACGACGGTGCCTGGCGGGTGCTGACGTTCCTGGTCCTCACCGTGGTCAGCGACACCGGCGCGTACGCGGTCGGCTGGCGCTTCGGCAAGAACAAGCTCGCTCCGCGCATCAGCCCCGGCAAGACGCGCGAGGGCCTGATGGGCGCGGTCGCCTTCGCCATGGTCGCGGGCGCGCTGTGCATGCAGTTCCTCATCGAGGACGGCGTCTGGTGGCAGGGCCTGATCCTCGGCCTCGCGGTCGCGGGCAGCGCCACGCTGGGCGACCTCGGCGAGTCCATGATCAAGCGCGACCTCGGCATCAAGGACATGGGCACCCTCCTCCCCGGCCACGGAGGAATCATGGACCGCCTGGACTCCTTGCTCCCGACGGCCCCTGTGGTCTGGCTGCTACTGGTGGCCTTCGTGGGCTCCTAG
- the rlmN gene encoding 23S rRNA (adenine(2503)-C(2))-methyltransferase RlmN, with translation MPKPGELTFVAPRGAKKPPRHLADLSPAERKDAVAEAGEKPFRAKQLSQHYFARFAHDPEEWTDIPAGSRAKLQEALFPELMSVVRHLATDQGTTRKTLWKLFDGTLVESVLMRYPDRVTMCISSQAGCGMNCPFCATGQAGLDRNLSTAEIVHQIVDGMRALRDGEVPGGPARLSNIVFMGMGEPLANYKRVVGAIRALTDPAPDGLGLSQRGITVSTVGLVPAIHRFADEGFKCRLAISLHAPDDELRDTLVPVNTRWKVREVLDAGFEYAEKSGRRLSIEYALIRDINDQAWRGDRLGRMLKGRPVHVNLIPLNPTPGSKWTASRPEDEKAFVEAIAAHGVPVTVRDTRGQEIDGACGQLAATER, from the coding sequence ATGCCCAAGCCCGGAGAACTTACTTTCGTTGCCCCCCGCGGAGCCAAGAAGCCGCCGCGGCATCTCGCTGATCTTTCGCCCGCTGAGCGGAAGGACGCTGTCGCGGAGGCGGGGGAGAAGCCGTTTCGTGCCAAGCAGCTGTCGCAGCACTACTTCGCGCGGTTCGCGCACGACCCGGAGGAGTGGACCGACATCCCCGCCGGTTCGCGCGCCAAGCTCCAGGAGGCGCTGTTCCCGGAGCTGATGTCGGTGGTCCGGCATCTGGCCACGGACCAGGGCACCACCCGTAAGACGCTGTGGAAGCTGTTCGACGGCACGCTCGTGGAGTCGGTGCTGATGCGGTACCCGGACCGGGTCACCATGTGCATCAGCAGCCAGGCCGGGTGCGGGATGAACTGCCCGTTCTGCGCGACCGGGCAGGCCGGGCTCGACCGGAACCTGTCCACCGCCGAGATCGTGCACCAGATCGTGGACGGTATGCGCGCGCTGAGGGACGGCGAGGTCCCCGGCGGGCCCGCGCGGCTCTCCAACATCGTCTTCATGGGCATGGGCGAGCCGCTCGCCAACTACAAGCGCGTGGTCGGCGCCATCCGGGCCCTCACCGACCCCGCCCCCGACGGCCTCGGGCTGTCCCAGCGCGGCATCACCGTGTCGACGGTCGGCCTCGTCCCCGCCATCCACCGCTTCGCCGACGAGGGCTTCAAGTGCCGGCTGGCGATCTCCCTGCACGCCCCCGACGACGAGCTGCGCGACACCCTCGTCCCCGTGAACACGCGGTGGAAGGTGCGCGAGGTGCTGGACGCCGGGTTCGAGTACGCGGAGAAGTCCGGCCGCCGGCTGTCCATCGAGTACGCGCTCATCCGGGACATCAACGACCAGGCGTGGCGCGGCGACCGGCTCGGCCGGATGCTCAAGGGCAGGCCCGTGCACGTCAACCTGATCCCGCTCAACCCCACCCCCGGCTCCAAGTGGACCGCCTCCCGGCCCGAGGACGAGAAGGCGTTCGTGGAGGCCATCGCCGCGCACGGCGTGCCGGTGACCGTCCGGGACACCCGCGGTCAGGAGATCGACGGGGCGTGTGGCCAGCTCGCGGCCACCGAGCGGTAA
- a CDS encoding thiamine ABC transporter substrate-binding protein: MHTKTFVAASVGLGLLTLSACGSTDTKGSADTRTVTLVSHDSWAASKNVIADFEKQSGYKVRVLKDGDAGQAVNKAVLTKDNPQGDVFFGVDNTLLSRALDNGLFQPYAAKGLGQVDPAFQLDADKHRVTPVDHGDICVNYDKAYFTEHKLKPPRTFADLADPKYKNLLVTENAATSSPGLGFLLGSAAQYGDKGWEGYWKKLKANGVKVVDGWEQAYYQEFSGSSEGRKAGGDRPLVVSYASSPPAEVIYAKKKPKTAPTGVSDGTCFRQVEFAGLLNHAKNPKGGKAFLDFLLSKQFQQDMPLNMFVYPVIKDAKVPAEFTEYGPAVKDPQTMAPEKIAANRDQWVSSWTSLVLK; encoded by the coding sequence GTGCACACCAAGACCTTCGTGGCCGCGTCGGTCGGCCTCGGCCTGCTCACGCTCTCCGCGTGCGGGTCCACCGACACCAAGGGGAGCGCGGACACCAGGACCGTGACCCTCGTCAGCCACGACTCGTGGGCCGCGTCCAAGAACGTGATCGCGGACTTCGAGAAGCAGTCCGGCTACAAGGTGCGCGTCCTCAAGGACGGCGACGCCGGGCAGGCCGTCAACAAGGCGGTCCTCACCAAGGACAACCCCCAGGGCGACGTCTTCTTCGGCGTCGACAACACCCTGCTCTCCCGCGCCCTCGACAACGGCCTCTTCCAGCCGTACGCCGCCAAGGGCCTCGGCCAGGTCGACCCCGCCTTCCAGCTGGACGCGGACAAGCACCGCGTCACCCCGGTCGACCACGGCGACATCTGCGTCAACTACGACAAGGCGTACTTCACCGAGCACAAGCTGAAGCCGCCGCGCACCTTCGCCGACCTCGCGGACCCGAAGTACAAGAACCTCCTGGTCACCGAGAACGCCGCCACCTCCTCACCCGGCCTCGGCTTCCTGCTGGGCAGCGCCGCGCAATACGGCGACAAGGGCTGGGAGGGGTACTGGAAGAAGCTGAAGGCCAACGGCGTCAAGGTCGTCGACGGCTGGGAGCAGGCGTACTACCAGGAGTTCTCCGGCTCCTCCGAGGGCAGGAAGGCGGGCGGTGACCGGCCGCTCGTCGTGTCGTACGCCTCCTCGCCGCCCGCCGAGGTGATCTACGCCAAGAAGAAGCCGAAGACCGCCCCGACCGGCGTCTCGGACGGCACCTGCTTCCGGCAGGTCGAGTTCGCCGGCCTGCTGAACCACGCGAAGAACCCCAAGGGCGGCAAGGCGTTCCTCGACTTCCTGCTGTCGAAGCAGTTCCAGCAGGACATGCCGCTGAACATGTTCGTGTACCCGGTGATCAAGGACGCGAAGGTCCCCGCCGAGTTCACCGAGTACGGGCCCGCCGTGAAGGACCCGCAGACCATGGCGCCCGAGAAGATCGCCGCCAACCGCGACCAGTGGGTCAGCTCGTGGACGTCGCTCGTACTGAAGTGA
- a CDS encoding ABC transporter permease, which yields MALPVAFFALFFAWPVAAITARGLKADGTWHLGRFAEVLGRSDIRHVLWFTTWQALASTALTLVIALPAAWVFARLEFPGKQVLRAVVTVPFVLPTVVVGTAFLALVGHGGLLDELWGVRLDTTVWAILIAHVFFNYAVVVRTVGGLWGQLDPRQEEAARMLGASPLRAWRQVTLPALAPAVAAAALMVFLFTFTSFGVVQILGGPTFSTLEVEIYRQTSEVFDLTTAAVLTLVQFAAVGAILAVHAWTVRRRETALRLVDASVTARRPRGAGQWAVLGGVLATIAVLLVLPLGVLVRRSLDAPGLGYYRALTDADGGTFLVAPLNAVWTSLEYAVAATGIALVVGALAAAALARRDAGRLMRGFDALLMLPLGVSAVTVGFGFLIALDEPPLDLRQSWFLVPLAQALVGAPFVVRTMLPVLRAVDGRLREAAAVLGASPWRVWREVDLPLVRRALLIAAGFAFAVSLGEFGATVFIARPDNPTLPVAVARLLSRPGELNYGQAMALSTILMVVCAAALLVLERLRTDRTGEF from the coding sequence ATGGCCCTGCCCGTCGCGTTCTTCGCGCTGTTCTTCGCGTGGCCCGTCGCCGCGATCACGGCGCGCGGGCTCAAGGCCGACGGCACCTGGCACCTCGGCCGGTTCGCCGAGGTGCTGGGCCGCTCCGACATCCGGCACGTGCTGTGGTTCACCACCTGGCAGGCGCTCGCCTCCACCGCGCTCACGCTGGTGATCGCGCTGCCGGCCGCCTGGGTCTTCGCCCGGCTGGAGTTCCCCGGCAAACAGGTGCTGCGGGCCGTGGTCACCGTGCCGTTCGTGCTGCCCACGGTGGTCGTCGGCACCGCGTTCCTCGCCCTGGTCGGCCACGGCGGACTGCTGGACGAGCTGTGGGGCGTCCGGCTGGACACCACGGTGTGGGCGATCCTGATCGCGCACGTCTTCTTCAACTACGCCGTCGTCGTCCGCACCGTCGGCGGGCTCTGGGGGCAGCTCGACCCCCGCCAGGAGGAGGCCGCCCGGATGCTCGGCGCCTCCCCGCTGCGCGCCTGGCGCCAGGTGACCCTGCCCGCGCTGGCGCCCGCCGTGGCCGCCGCCGCGCTGATGGTCTTCCTGTTCACCTTCACCTCCTTCGGCGTGGTCCAGATCCTCGGCGGGCCCACCTTCTCCACCCTGGAGGTGGAGATCTACCGCCAGACCTCCGAGGTCTTCGACCTCACCACGGCCGCCGTCCTCACCCTGGTCCAGTTCGCCGCGGTCGGCGCGATCCTCGCCGTGCACGCCTGGACCGTACGGCGGCGGGAGACCGCGCTGCGCCTGGTCGACGCCTCCGTCACCGCCCGCCGGCCGCGCGGCGCCGGCCAGTGGGCGGTGCTCGGCGGGGTGCTCGCCACCATCGCCGTCCTCCTGGTGCTGCCGCTCGGCGTGCTGGTCCGCCGCTCGCTGGACGCCCCCGGCCTCGGCTACTACCGGGCACTGACGGACGCCGACGGCGGTACGTTCCTGGTGGCGCCGCTCAACGCGGTGTGGACCTCGCTGGAGTACGCGGTCGCCGCCACCGGTATCGCCCTGGTGGTCGGCGCCCTGGCCGCCGCCGCGCTGGCCCGCCGGGACGCGGGCCGGCTGATGCGCGGGTTCGACGCGCTGCTGATGCTGCCGCTCGGTGTCTCCGCCGTGACGGTCGGCTTCGGCTTCCTGATCGCGCTGGACGAGCCCCCGCTGGACCTGCGCCAGTCCTGGTTCCTGGTCCCGCTCGCCCAGGCGCTGGTCGGCGCGCCCTTCGTCGTACGGACCATGCTGCCGGTGCTGCGGGCGGTGGACGGACGGCTCAGGGAGGCGGCGGCCGTGCTCGGGGCGTCGCCCTGGCGGGTGTGGCGGGAGGTCGATCTCCCGCTGGTGCGACGGGCGTTGCTGATCGCGGCCGGGTTCGCGTTCGCGGTGTCGCTCGGTGAGTTCGGGGCGACCGTGTTCATCGCCCGGCCCGACAACCCCACGCTGCCGGTCGCGGTGGCCCGGCTGCTGAGCCGGCCCGGAGAGCTGAACTACGGCCAGGCGATGGCCCTTTCGACGATTCTCATGGTGGTCTGCGCGGCCGCGCTGCTCGTGCTGGAGCGGCTGCGCACCGACCGGACGGGGGAGTTCTGA
- a CDS encoding ABC transporter ATP-binding protein produces the protein MLLSLEEATVRLGGRPVLDTVDLGVAEHEVVCVLGPSGSGKSTLLRSVAGLQPLDGGRVLLDGRDQAGVPAHRRGVGLMFQDHQLFPQRDVGGNVAFGLRMHGMPKGERELQVRELLELVGLPGAARRAVAGLSGGEQQRVALARALAPRPRLLMLDEPLGQLDRSLRERLVVELRELFSRLGTTVLAVTHDQGEAFALADRVVVMRDGRIAQSGTPLEVWRRPADAFVARFLGFENVVPASVTGVAADTPWGKLPVPEGSPQGAVELLVRPAGVRLVAAGEGLACRVTARTFKGTHVALRLQPRDGGPHLEAACPLREAPETGDATGVEFDAAETVVLG, from the coding sequence ATGCTGCTGAGCCTTGAGGAGGCGACCGTCCGTCTCGGCGGGCGGCCGGTGCTGGACACGGTGGACCTCGGGGTCGCCGAGCACGAGGTGGTGTGCGTGCTCGGGCCCAGCGGAAGCGGCAAGTCGACCCTGCTGCGCAGCGTGGCGGGACTCCAACCCCTGGACGGGGGGCGGGTGTTGCTTGACGGCCGCGACCAGGCGGGCGTGCCCGCGCACCGGCGCGGGGTCGGGCTGATGTTCCAGGACCATCAGCTCTTCCCGCAGCGGGACGTGGGCGGCAACGTCGCCTTCGGACTCCGCATGCACGGCATGCCGAAGGGTGAACGGGAGCTCCAGGTAAGGGAGTTGCTGGAGCTGGTCGGGCTGCCCGGGGCGGCCCGGCGGGCGGTGGCCGGACTTTCCGGCGGGGAGCAGCAGCGGGTGGCCCTCGCGCGGGCGCTCGCGCCCCGGCCGAGGCTGCTGATGCTGGACGAGCCGCTCGGACAGCTGGACCGCTCGCTGCGGGAGCGGCTGGTGGTCGAACTCCGCGAACTCTTCAGCCGGTTGGGCACCACCGTGCTGGCCGTCACCCACGACCAGGGCGAGGCGTTCGCGCTGGCCGACCGGGTGGTGGTGATGCGGGACGGGCGGATCGCGCAGTCCGGGACCCCGCTGGAGGTGTGGCGCAGGCCGGCCGACGCCTTCGTGGCCCGGTTCCTCGGCTTCGAGAACGTGGTCCCGGCGAGCGTGACCGGGGTGGCCGCCGACACCCCGTGGGGCAAGCTGCCCGTGCCCGAGGGGTCGCCGCAGGGTGCCGTGGAGCTGCTGGTGCGGCCCGCCGGGGTCCGGCTCGTGGCCGCCGGGGAGGGCCTCGCCTGCAGGGTGACCGCCCGCACCTTCAAGGGCACCCATGTGGCGCTCCGGCTCCAGCCTCGCGACGGCGGCCCGCATCTGGAGGCCGCCTGCCCGCTGCGCGAGGCACCGGAGACCGGCGACGCGACCGGCGTGGAGTTCGACGCGGCGGAGACCGTAGTGCTCGGCTGA
- a CDS encoding LAETG motif-containing sortase-dependent surface protein, which translates to MSISRRNARRSVRILGLASASAALVLGVSGQALACNISEFKAEATCKGEKGQITVTDRDFSGQKATVSVFLENNGADEKKIGEQVVTGTKEGATIVFDEDWAPGAVYRVNVNVPRFIDNKSITPNVIAPATACKKEESPSPTPPASESPAPSASASTPAEDSATPSASESSSAAAPVSEAPSNAPSAAIGDSNLAETGANSNTGLIAGVAGALVVVGGGAVYFGMRRRGAKSGS; encoded by the coding sequence TTGTCCATATCCCGCCGTAACGCGCGCCGCTCCGTGCGCATCCTGGGCCTGGCCTCCGCGTCGGCCGCCCTGGTCCTCGGTGTCTCCGGCCAGGCGCTCGCGTGCAACATCAGCGAGTTCAAGGCCGAGGCCACGTGCAAGGGTGAGAAGGGCCAGATCACCGTCACCGACCGCGACTTCTCCGGCCAGAAGGCCACCGTCTCGGTGTTCCTGGAGAACAACGGCGCCGACGAGAAGAAGATCGGCGAGCAGGTGGTGACCGGCACCAAGGAAGGCGCCACGATCGTCTTCGACGAGGACTGGGCGCCCGGCGCGGTCTACCGCGTCAACGTCAACGTGCCCCGCTTCATCGACAACAAGAGCATCACGCCCAACGTGATCGCCCCGGCCACGGCGTGCAAGAAGGAGGAGTCCCCCTCCCCCACGCCGCCCGCCTCCGAGTCCCCGGCGCCGTCCGCCTCCGCGTCGACGCCCGCCGAGGACAGCGCCACCCCGTCCGCGAGCGAGAGCAGCAGCGCGGCCGCCCCGGTCTCCGAGGCGCCGAGCAACGCCCCCTCCGCGGCGATCGGTGACTCCAACCTCGCCGAGACCGGTGCGAACTCCAACACCGGCCTGATCGCCGGTGTCGCCGGTGCGCTCGTCGTGGTCGGCGGTGGCGCGGTGTACTTCGGCATGCGCCGTCGTGGCGCGAAGAGCGGCAGCTGA
- a CDS encoding LOG family protein, whose protein sequence is MPPIPARPEEVAPDHEIESLAEFDAVVAAHGTLARFRVQAVDLTGRTEGLLRLDTEGAVFLGCPMDAEAAAEVAARGALVFPPVPGLPFDPYRGFTYTPEELFASLADGYEATPDALAYAWFQRTKSDGDILASMLRAIHDDSVSDALDELLIGARVVGVMGGHAMARGTEEYAGAARLGRELARAGFTVATGGGPGAMEAANLGAYAAPFEDGMLTEALRILAKASSFTPSVTDWAHAAFEVRERWPDGGESVGIPTWFYGHEPPNAFASHLGKYFANATREDGLLARSNAGVVFLPGAAGTVQEIFDNATPNYYGSRGNPTPMVLVDEEHWTEKLPTWPLLRALARERPMESRIALVGRIELASDALKRLAEQ, encoded by the coding sequence ATGCCTCCGATACCCGCCCGGCCCGAAGAGGTCGCCCCGGACCATGAGATCGAGTCGCTGGCGGAGTTCGACGCCGTCGTCGCCGCGCACGGGACACTCGCCCGGTTCCGCGTACAGGCAGTCGACCTGACCGGCCGTACGGAAGGCCTGCTGCGGCTGGACACCGAGGGCGCCGTCTTCCTCGGCTGCCCGATGGACGCCGAGGCGGCCGCCGAGGTCGCCGCCCGTGGTGCCCTGGTGTTCCCGCCGGTACCGGGCCTGCCCTTCGACCCGTACCGCGGATTCACGTACACACCCGAGGAGTTGTTCGCCTCGCTGGCCGACGGGTACGAGGCGACGCCGGACGCGCTGGCGTACGCGTGGTTCCAGCGGACCAAGTCCGACGGCGACATCCTCGCCTCGATGCTGCGGGCCATCCACGACGACTCCGTCTCCGACGCGCTGGACGAACTCCTCATCGGCGCAAGGGTGGTGGGCGTCATGGGCGGCCACGCGATGGCCCGTGGCACCGAGGAGTACGCGGGCGCGGCCCGGCTCGGCCGCGAACTGGCCCGCGCCGGCTTCACGGTGGCGACGGGCGGTGGTCCGGGCGCGATGGAGGCGGCCAACCTCGGCGCGTACGCGGCGCCGTTCGAGGACGGCATGCTGACCGAGGCGCTGCGGATTCTGGCCAAGGCGTCCTCGTTCACCCCGTCCGTGACGGACTGGGCACATGCCGCCTTCGAGGTCCGCGAACGCTGGCCGGACGGGGGCGAGTCGGTGGGCATCCCGACCTGGTTCTACGGGCACGAGCCGCCCAACGCGTTCGCCTCCCACCTCGGCAAGTACTTCGCCAACGCCACGCGCGAGGACGGCCTGCTGGCCCGCTCCAACGCCGGGGTGGTGTTCCTGCCGGGCGCGGCCGGGACCGTACAGGAGATCTTCGACAACGCCACGCCCAACTACTACGGCTCGCGCGGCAATCCGACGCCCATGGTGCTGGTGGACGAGGAGCACTGGACCGAGAAGCTCCCCACCTGGCCCCTGCTGCGCGCGTTGGCACGGGAACGGCCGATGGAGTCCCGTATCGCCCTGGTTGGCCGGATCGAGCTGGCTTCCGACGCGTTGAAACGTCTCGCTGAGCAATAA
- a CDS encoding VOC family protein, whose protein sequence is MYQQMIFVNLATADVPATRKFYSDLGYGINEQFSTDEVVSVMISDTIVAMFLAPSHYSQFTQKTIVDSRTSSETLLCLSAESREKVDELVEKAIAAGGTSHGQTQDHGFMYGRAFDDLDGHTWEIMWMDPAAVQG, encoded by the coding sequence ATGTACCAGCAGATGATCTTCGTGAACCTGGCCACCGCCGACGTGCCCGCCACCCGGAAGTTCTACAGCGACCTGGGATACGGCATCAACGAGCAGTTCAGCACGGACGAAGTGGTCAGCGTGATGATCAGCGACACCATCGTGGCGATGTTCCTGGCGCCCTCGCACTACTCCCAGTTCACCCAGAAGACGATCGTGGACTCCCGCACCTCCAGCGAGACCCTGCTCTGCCTGAGCGCCGAGAGCCGGGAGAAGGTCGACGAGCTGGTGGAGAAGGCCATCGCGGCGGGCGGCACCTCGCACGGCCAGACCCAGGACCACGGCTTCATGTACGGCCGCGCCTTCGACGACCTCGACGGCCACACCTGGGAGATCATGTGGATGGACCCGGCCGCCGTCCAGGGGTGA
- a CDS encoding ABC transporter ATP-binding protein, whose amino-acid sequence MEAPPDNDVLWARSLHFKHPDGSPGIAGISLGVRESEILAVGGPRGSGKTTLLRCLSGQVRVDGGEVWFNSSPVHTLGPLAREKLRRDRFGWIDPAPALVPELNVWENAALPLMLRGTSRRRAKVAAMEWLERLDVGDKSKKRPHELLQAERQRVAIARALAPGPTVLFADEPTAPLHRADRGHVLRTLTTAARSHGITVVLATHDQETAALADRSVSLLDGRRVKTVHLPDAPDTEGRAACSLSV is encoded by the coding sequence ATGGAGGCTCCGCCGGACAACGACGTGCTGTGGGCACGCTCCCTGCACTTCAAGCATCCCGACGGCTCCCCCGGCATCGCCGGCATCTCGCTGGGCGTCCGGGAGAGCGAGATCCTCGCGGTCGGCGGCCCGCGCGGCAGTGGCAAAACGACCCTGCTGCGCTGTCTGTCCGGGCAGGTCCGGGTGGACGGGGGCGAGGTGTGGTTCAACAGCTCCCCCGTGCACACCCTGGGCCCGCTGGCACGCGAGAAGCTGCGCCGCGACCGGTTCGGCTGGATCGACCCGGCCCCGGCGCTGGTGCCGGAGCTGAACGTCTGGGAGAACGCGGCGCTGCCGCTGATGCTGCGCGGGACCAGCCGCCGCCGGGCGAAGGTGGCCGCGATGGAGTGGCTGGAGCGGCTGGACGTGGGCGACAAGTCCAAGAAGCGCCCGCACGAACTGCTCCAGGCGGAGCGGCAGCGCGTCGCCATCGCCCGCGCGCTGGCCCCCGGGCCGACGGTGCTGTTCGCCGACGAGCCGACCGCGCCGCTGCACCGCGCCGACCGGGGGCACGTGCTGCGCACCCTCACCACGGCGGCCCGCTCGCACGGCATCACGGTGGTCCTCGCCACCCACGACCAGGAGACGGCGGCCCTCGCCGACCGCTCGGTCTCGCTGCTGGACGGGCGCCGGGTGAAGACCGTGCACCTCCCGGACGCCCCGGACACGGAAGGCCGGGCGGCGTGCTCGCTCTCCGTCTGA
- a CDS encoding aspartate aminotransferase family protein: MTQKDLSRTAYDHLWMHFTRMSSYENSPVPTIVRGEGTHVFDDKGKRYLDGLAGLFVVQAGHGRVELAETALKQAQELAFFPVWSYAHPKAIELAERLAGYAPGDLNKVFFTTGGGEAVETAWKLAKQYFKLVGKPAKHKVISRSLAYHGTPQGALSITGLPALKAPFEPLVPGAHKVANTNIYRAPIHGEDPEAFGRWAADQIEQQILFEGPDTVAAVFVEPVQNAGGCFPPPPGYFQRVREICDQYDVLLVSDEVICAFGRLGTMFACDKFGYVPDIITCAKGMTSGYSPIGATIVSDRIAEPFYRGDNVFLHGYTFGGHPVSAAVGLANLDLFEREGLNQHVLDNEGGFLRTLQKLHDLPIVGDVRGNGFFYGIELVKDKNTKESFDADEIERVLYGFLSKALFENGLYCRADDRGDPVIQLAPPLIANQETFDEIEQILRATLTEAWAKL, translated from the coding sequence ATGACCCAGAAGGACCTCAGCCGCACCGCCTACGACCACCTGTGGATGCACTTCACCCGCATGTCGTCGTACGAGAACTCGCCCGTCCCCACCATCGTGCGGGGCGAGGGCACCCATGTCTTCGACGACAAGGGCAAGCGGTACCTCGACGGCCTGGCGGGCCTGTTCGTGGTCCAGGCCGGGCACGGCCGGGTGGAACTGGCCGAGACCGCGCTGAAGCAGGCGCAGGAGCTGGCCTTCTTCCCGGTGTGGTCCTACGCCCACCCGAAGGCGATCGAGCTGGCCGAGCGGCTGGCCGGGTACGCCCCCGGCGACCTGAACAAGGTCTTCTTCACCACCGGTGGCGGCGAGGCCGTGGAGACCGCGTGGAAGCTGGCCAAGCAGTACTTCAAGCTGGTCGGCAAGCCCGCCAAGCACAAGGTGATATCCCGCTCGCTGGCCTACCACGGCACCCCGCAGGGCGCCCTTTCCATCACCGGCCTGCCCGCGCTGAAGGCGCCGTTCGAGCCGCTGGTGCCGGGCGCGCACAAGGTGGCGAACACCAACATCTACCGCGCCCCGATCCACGGTGAGGACCCGGAGGCGTTCGGCCGCTGGGCCGCCGACCAGATCGAGCAGCAGATCCTCTTCGAGGGCCCGGACACGGTCGCCGCGGTCTTCGTGGAGCCGGTGCAGAACGCCGGCGGCTGCTTCCCGCCGCCGCCCGGCTACTTCCAGCGGGTGCGCGAGATCTGCGACCAGTACGACGTACTGCTCGTCTCGGACGAGGTCATCTGCGCCTTCGGCCGGCTGGGCACGATGTTCGCCTGCGACAAGTTCGGCTACGTCCCTGACATCATCACCTGCGCCAAGGGCATGACCTCGGGCTACTCCCCGATCGGCGCGACGATCGTCTCCGACCGCATCGCCGAGCCCTTCTACCGGGGCGACAACGTCTTCCTGCACGGCTACACCTTCGGCGGCCACCCGGTCTCCGCCGCGGTCGGCCTCGCCAACCTCGACCTGTTCGAGCGCGAGGGCCTCAACCAGCACGTGCTGGACAACGAGGGCGGCTTCCTGCGCACCCTCCAGAAGCTGCACGACCTGCCCATCGTCGGCGACGTCCGGGGCAACGGCTTCTTCTACGGCATCGAGCTGGTGAAGGACAAGAACACCAAGGAGTCCTTCGACGCCGACGAGATCGAGCGCGTCCTCTACGGCTTCCTGTCCAAGGCCCTGTTCGAGAACGGCCTGTACTGCCGCGCCGACGACCGCGGTGACCCGGTGATCCAGCTGGCCCCGCCGCTGATCGCCAACCAGGAGACGTTCGACGAGATCGAGCAGATCCTGCGCGCGACCCTGACGGAGGCATGGGCGAAGCTCTGA